In Bacillus cereus ATCC 14579, a single window of DNA contains:
- a CDS encoding GntR family transcriptional regulator: MKIEFSPNTPIYIQVMEYIKKEIVTGHLLPGDKIPSVRELASELQVNPNTIQRTFQELERDGVVVTRRGMGRYVTNEGEKIMELRKEMAKELLHSFIDGMDNLGFSEEEILTILRSSLHDKREESQ; this comes from the coding sequence ATGAAAATAGAGTTTTCTCCAAATACACCAATTTACATTCAGGTAATGGAATACATAAAAAAAGAGATCGTAACAGGACATTTATTACCTGGTGATAAAATTCCCTCTGTCCGTGAATTAGCGAGTGAATTACAAGTGAATCCAAATACGATTCAGCGTACATTTCAAGAGCTAGAACGGGATGGAGTTGTTGTCACACGTAGAGGAATGGGACGGTATGTAACGAATGAAGGGGAGAAAATTATGGAGCTGCGAAAAGAGATGGCGAAAGAATTACTTCATTCTTTTATAGATGGAATGGACAATTTAGGTTTTTCAGAAGAAGAAATTCTTACAATTCTTCGTTCTTCATTACATGATAAGAGGGAGGAGAGCCAATGA
- a CDS encoding ABC transporter ATP-binding protein codes for MTELLKIENLWKRYGLKAVIRELNIEITEGKIVGLVGDNGSGKTTLLKMIAGLQHPSEGSITIDGKKVGLQTKEIVSFMSDKPIFDDWMTVKDALFFYRDFYKDFDIQKAVDTIAEFKIPLEEKITALSKGMVEKLQIILTFSRKAKLYVLDEPLGGIDLVSREHVLELILKFYREDCTLLISTHLIREIENIFDEVIFLKDGEIILHENVEELRFQKGKAVHELFKEAYEK; via the coding sequence ATGACAGAGCTATTGAAAATAGAAAACTTATGGAAGAGATACGGATTAAAAGCAGTGATCCGTGAATTAAACATAGAGATTACGGAAGGGAAAATCGTTGGGCTTGTTGGAGATAACGGGAGCGGGAAAACAACGTTATTGAAAATGATTGCAGGCTTGCAACACCCTTCTGAAGGTAGTATTACAATAGACGGTAAAAAGGTAGGGTTACAGACGAAAGAAATTGTTTCATTTATGTCCGATAAGCCAATCTTTGATGATTGGATGACTGTAAAAGACGCTTTATTTTTCTACCGAGATTTTTATAAAGACTTCGATATTCAAAAAGCGGTAGATACGATTGCAGAATTTAAAATACCGTTAGAAGAAAAAATTACAGCATTGTCAAAAGGTATGGTTGAGAAGCTGCAGATTATTTTAACGTTTTCTCGAAAAGCGAAGCTATATGTACTGGATGAGCCATTGGGCGGGATTGATCTTGTTTCTAGAGAACATGTACTTGAGTTAATACTTAAATTTTATCGTGAAGATTGTACGCTACTTATATCGACTCATTTAATAAGAGAAATCGAAAATATATTCGATGAAGTAATCTTTTTGAAAGATGGAGAAATAATATTGCATGAAAATGTGGAAGAACTACGATTTCAAAAGGGTAAAGCAGTACATGAGCTGTTTAAGGAGGCCTATGAGAAATGA
- a CDS encoding ABC transporter permease: MSQLFLYLYNCNKRKIAIIYFGFITVSLILLFNMKGVSGVRISGRQDIIIIIFFIVLGINGFAILLTGISSFRKMLKNSMLRYTSISAKKYICANSLFCVLLFMILLGIGIIFLYYFSLNIYNGKTNLGIQQAIHSLYNYGILHHMLSIFLWGLDFLNMLVSIYFIIVIVKLLNVKSSMNKVACLVLFVIFTAFNGGITYIFQQIEKYVFAINNIGFIDQNGFLNTSFYSGTEVTILNLFFNCLLTIILLVVTGHIVDKKLEV, from the coding sequence ATGAGTCAGCTTTTTCTTTATCTATATAATTGTAATAAGAGAAAGATAGCCATTATTTACTTTGGTTTTATTACAGTTTCATTAATTCTTTTATTTAATATGAAAGGAGTTTCAGGAGTTAGAATTTCAGGTAGGCAAGATATAATTATTATTATATTCTTTATCGTACTAGGTATAAATGGATTTGCAATTCTTTTAACAGGTATATCGTCTTTTCGGAAAATGTTAAAAAACTCTATGCTACGTTATACTTCTATTTCAGCAAAAAAGTATATATGTGCAAATAGTTTATTCTGTGTACTACTCTTTATGATTTTGCTAGGAATAGGAATCATTTTTCTATACTATTTTTCTTTAAATATTTACAATGGAAAAACTAATTTAGGTATTCAGCAAGCAATACACAGTTTATATAATTATGGAATATTACATCATATGTTATCTATTTTCTTATGGGGACTAGATTTTCTTAATATGCTAGTTTCTATTTATTTCATTATAGTAATTGTAAAACTATTAAATGTGAAATCATCTATGAATAAAGTTGCTTGTTTAGTTTTATTCGTCATTTTTACCGCATTTAATGGAGGAATAACGTATATTTTTCAGCAAATAGAAAAGTATGTGTTTGCTATAAATAATATTGGATTTATAGATCAAAATGGTTTTTTAAATACATCATTTTATTCTGGTACAGAGGTTACAATTTTAAATCTATTTTTTAATTGTTTATTAACAATTATATTACTAGTAGTTACAGGTCACATAGTCGATAAAAAACTAGAAGTCTAA
- a CDS encoding ABC transporter ATP-binding protein, which translates to MGNVVVKLENVRKKIGGTEIIRGLSFEVREGEVYGFLGPNGSGKTTTIRMMTGLISMTEGDITICGHSIRSEREKALEQIGAIVENPELYDYMTGMQNLKHFANMAITPISKERIAEIVKLVELEHAIHKKVKTYSLGMKQRLGIAQALLHQPKILILDEPTNGLDPAGIRQIRDYLQRLAKEENIAVIVSSHLLSEIELMCDRVVIIKQGEFVQEYNLHEKVKHDEAVVVAFEVDEVQKANEIIKGKAKGNVIVASVTKDNIPQLVKKLVHADVLVYGVTVQNKTLEDEFLAITGGVKA; encoded by the coding sequence TTGGGAAACGTAGTAGTAAAGTTAGAGAATGTTCGAAAAAAGATTGGTGGAACGGAAATTATTCGTGGTTTATCATTTGAGGTTCGTGAAGGAGAAGTATACGGATTCCTTGGACCGAACGGTAGCGGTAAGACGACGACGATCCGTATGATGACAGGTCTTATTTCAATGACAGAGGGCGATATTACAATTTGTGGACATAGTATTCGCTCAGAGCGTGAAAAGGCATTAGAGCAAATTGGAGCGATTGTAGAAAATCCAGAACTATATGATTATATGACAGGAATGCAAAACTTAAAGCATTTTGCAAACATGGCCATTACACCAATTAGTAAAGAGCGCATTGCTGAGATTGTAAAGCTTGTTGAGTTAGAGCATGCGATTCATAAAAAGGTGAAAACATATTCACTTGGTATGAAACAACGTTTAGGAATTGCACAGGCATTACTGCATCAGCCGAAAATCTTAATTTTAGATGAACCGACAAATGGATTAGATCCAGCTGGTATTCGCCAAATTCGTGATTATTTACAACGTTTAGCGAAAGAAGAGAATATTGCTGTAATCGTATCAAGTCACTTATTGAGTGAAATTGAATTAATGTGTGATCGCGTCGTTATTATTAAACAAGGTGAGTTTGTACAAGAGTACAACTTACATGAAAAAGTGAAACATGATGAGGCAGTCGTTGTAGCGTTTGAAGTAGATGAAGTTCAGAAAGCAAATGAAATCATTAAAGGTAAAGCAAAAGGGAATGTAATTGTAGCATCTGTAACAAAAGACAACATTCCGCAACTTGTAAAAAAACTTGTTCATGCTGATGTGCTTG